Sequence from the Thermus tengchongensis genome:
GGATCTCTTCTTCGGTATGGGGCGTGTAGTCCATAGGATCATCCTTAAACAAAACCCCCGGGCCATTTGACCCGGGGCCACATAAGGGCTCTGCCGCCCAGCTAAGGGCATCCGGGCACCCCAAAGCCCAAAGCTCGCCATACCGGCCGCCTTATCCTTCGCTCTCCAAAACCTCCTGGTAGCCAGCGGCATCCAGAAGGTCGTCCAGGTGCCCCATGTCCAAGGGACGGATGCGGAAGATCCAGCCCTCCCCGTAGGGGTCCTGGTTGATGAGCTCCGGGGTCTTCTCCAAGGCGGCGTTCACCTCCACCACCTCCCCGGCCACGGGGGCGTAGATGTCGGAGGCGGTCTTCACGCTCTCCACCACCGCCACCGCCTCCCCTTTCTCCACCTTCCGCCCCACCTCGGGGAGCTCCACATAGACCACGTCCCCCAAAGCGTCCTGGGCGTAGTCGGTGATGCCCACCAAAACCGTGTCCCCCTCGGGCAGGGCCCACTCGTGGGTCTTGGTGTAAAAGCGGTCCTTGGGTATGTCCATAGCGCCTCCTAACCCCCGCTATTTTAGCGGCACAAAGGGCAACGGGCTAAGGGAAGCCCCCGCCTTGCGGCCCCGAACCTCCACGAAGAAGGGCTCTTGCGCCTCTTTCTCCACGTAGGCCAAGGCGATGCCCTTTTCCAAAAGGGGAGAATAACCCCCGCTGGTTACCCGGCCCACCGCCCGGTCGCCGGAGTACACCCTATACCCCTCCCGGGGAATCCCCGCCTCCAGCACCAGACCAACGAGCTTCTCAGCGCACGGCCTAGCCAGCATCGCCTCCTTGCCGTGGAACTCCTTCTCCTTCTTCACCACCCAGGCCCAGGGGGTGCACAGGGGGTTGGTGTCGTCGGTTAGCTCGTGGCCGTAGAGGGGAAACCCAGCCTCCAGCCTCAGGGTGTCCCGGGCCCCCAGGCCCGCCGGGGTCGCTCCCGCCGCCAAAAGGGCTTCAAAAACCGCCTCGGCATCCTCGGGAGCCAGGAAGAGCTCAAAGCCATCCTCCCCCGTGTACCCGGTGCGGGCCAGCCGGGCGGGCCTACCGGCCACCTGGGCGGTGAACACATCATTCTTCCGCTTTT
This genomic interval carries:
- the gcvH gene encoding glycine cleavage system protein GcvH, whose protein sequence is MDIPKDRFYTKTHEWALPEGDTVLVGITDYAQDALGDVVYVELPEVGRKVEKGEAVAVVESVKTASDIYAPVAGEVVEVNAALEKTPELINQDPYGEGWIFRIRPLDMGHLDDLLDAAGYQEVLESEG
- the gcvT gene encoding glycine cleavage system aminomethyltransferase GcvT, producing MKKTPLYEAHLRHGGRMVEFAGYALPVQYTSIREEHLSVRRGAGLFDVSHMGEFLIRGPEALAFLQWATANDAAKLKVGRAQYSMLPNARGGVVDDIYLYRLAEEEYLMVVNAANIAKDWAHLKKLSQGFAVELADISEETALLALQGPKAASLLQGLTDTDLSQKRKNDVFTAQVAGRPARLARTGYTGEDGFELFLAPEDAEAVFEALLAAGATPAGLGARDTLRLEAGFPLYGHELTDDTNPLCTPWAWVVKKEKEFHGKEAMLARPCAEKLVGLVLEAGIPREGYRVYSGDRAVGRVTSGGYSPLLEKGIALAYVEKEAQEPFFVEVRGRKAGASLSPLPFVPLK